One window of Xanthomonas sp. 10-10 genomic DNA carries:
- a CDS encoding family 43 glycosylhydrolase translates to MIGSLARTLALAGALWLAALAAYAVPPRGVPLHAPGNPILADGSTYSADPAPLVADGKLYILAGRDTAPPDRNAFVMPGWQMFVSSDPASGQWTHYRDLLRPQQVFAWADQRHAYAAQIVRGPDGRYYLYAPVQQRNASSPDPFAIGVAVADSPLGPWTDAHPQGPVVSQSVPNRNTIQNIDPTVLVDDDGRVYLYWGTFGALFGVELERDMVSFKGTPVAVDTLKGYFEAPWLFKRNGVYYLAYAANTAGRASACTPTLYHACIAYASAPTPLGPWTYRGIVLPPVSSTTSHPGIVAFKGQWYLVYHTADARGGGHFRRSVAIDPLQWDDSTQPAGIRTVIPSRRTQPALPPQRNQAPSAVATASNGPDIPLQYWMAALNDGVVKANPLPPQLWGSWTPDNPPRHWLQYSWAQPVTLDSSRVMFWADHPAGAQVGVAPPARWHLEYRQGGQWHPVQTRERYGTRTDRYQAVSFAAVSTRCVRLLMDASGQPGSYAALAVQEWEVLAPHPQPLPAAGDTDSSRCDAP, encoded by the coding sequence GTGATCGGCAGCCTGGCGCGCACCTTGGCGCTGGCCGGCGCGTTGTGGTTGGCCGCCTTGGCCGCCTATGCGGTGCCGCCGCGGGGTGTGCCGCTGCATGCGCCGGGCAACCCGATCCTCGCCGATGGCAGCACCTATTCGGCCGACCCAGCGCCGTTGGTGGCCGATGGCAAGCTGTACATCCTGGCCGGGCGCGACACCGCGCCACCGGATCGCAACGCCTTCGTCATGCCCGGCTGGCAGATGTTCGTCAGCAGCGACCCGGCCAGCGGCCAGTGGACGCATTACCGTGATCTGCTGCGCCCGCAACAGGTGTTCGCCTGGGCCGACCAGCGCCATGCCTACGCAGCGCAGATCGTGCGCGGGCCGGATGGCCGCTATTACCTGTATGCGCCGGTGCAGCAGCGCAACGCATCCAGTCCGGATCCCTTCGCGATCGGCGTGGCGGTGGCCGACAGCCCGCTCGGCCCGTGGACCGATGCGCATCCGCAAGGGCCGGTGGTGTCGCAGTCGGTGCCCAACCGCAACACCATCCAGAACATCGACCCCACGGTGCTGGTCGACGACGATGGCCGCGTGTATCTGTACTGGGGCACCTTCGGTGCGTTGTTCGGGGTGGAGCTGGAGCGCGACATGGTGAGCTTCAAGGGCACGCCTGTCGCGGTGGACACGCTCAAGGGCTATTTCGAAGCGCCATGGCTGTTCAAGCGCAACGGTGTCTATTACCTGGCCTACGCGGCCAACACTGCCGGCCGCGCGTCGGCGTGTACGCCCACGCTGTATCACGCGTGCATCGCCTATGCGAGCGCACCCACGCCGCTGGGGCCGTGGACCTATCGCGGCATCGTGCTGCCGCCGGTGTCCTCGACCACCTCGCATCCGGGCATCGTCGCCTTCAAGGGGCAGTGGTATCTGGTCTATCACACCGCCGATGCGCGTGGCGGCGGGCATTTCCGCCGCAGCGTGGCGATCGATCCGCTGCAGTGGGACGACAGCACCCAGCCGGCCGGCATCCGCACCGTCATCCCGAGCCGGCGCACGCAGCCAGCGCTGCCGCCACAGCGCAATCAGGCGCCATCCGCCGTGGCCACCGCCTCCAACGGCCCGGATATTCCGCTGCAGTATTGGATGGCCGCGCTCAACGATGGGGTGGTCAAGGCCAATCCGCTGCCGCCGCAGCTGTGGGGCAGCTGGACGCCCGACAATCCGCCACGGCACTGGCTCCAGTACAGCTGGGCGCAGCCGGTCACGCTGGACAGCAGCCGCGTGATGTTCTGGGCCGATCACCCGGCCGGCGCGCAGGTCGGTGTGGCGCCGCCGGCGCGCTGGCACCTGGAATACCGCCAGGGCGGGCAATGGCATCCGGTGCAGACGCGCGAGCGCTACGGCACCCGCACCGATCGCTACCAGGCGGTGTCGTTTGCGGCAGTCAGCACGCGCTGCGTGCGCCTGCTGATGGATGCCTCCGGTCAACCCGGCAGTTACGCCGCGCTGGCCGTGCAGGAGTGGGAAGTGCTGGCACCGCACCCGCAACCTTTGCCGGCTGCCGGCGACACCGACAGCAGCCGCTGCGATGCGCCGTGA